TACCACAGCCCACTTGGCTGAGTTGGGCCTCGGCCCATCtcaattctcttttttctttttctttctttttcagttgAAAAAAAAGGGTAGCATTTTATTGTTGTGTTGTGCTGCTCTATCCTTCCCCAAACTCAAAGATGGAAGAATATAATGAGCTTGGTGTGCTCTGTTTCAAACTCTCTCTTCAAACCTGAAAGCTGCAAACTTCTCCGTAAAATTCTCAAGTCTAAATTGGgtattaattaaaatcatgTACACTATTTCTGTTTCTCAGTTCATCATCTTCTCTTCTATGCCTTCCTCAAAATACCCAAGTCCTTATCCTTCACTTTTACCAAAAATAACCCCATATCCCCTCACTCACTCTTCAAGAAAGCTCTCAGTCCCAGTATTTTCAAAGCCCTCTGAGGCAGAAGAAGAGCTCTCAGCCCCGGAGGACGAGTGGCTGAAGAGGCTACCGGACAAGAAGAAGCCTCTGTACTCTCACAGCCTCCCTTGCATTGAGGCCTGGCTTAGGAACTTGGGGTTTTACCAGAGCAAAGAGGACCGGGCCGTTTGGCTGGTTGAGAAGCCAGAGTGGCAGGCCCAGCTCTCACTCGACGTCACCGATCTCTATGTAAGGttggttttctgttttctcaGCC
The Prunus dulcis chromosome 2, ALMONDv2, whole genome shotgun sequence DNA segment above includes these coding regions:
- the LOC117618773 gene encoding uncharacterized protein LOC117618773 isoform X2, yielding MYTISVSQFIIFSSMPSSKYPSPYPSLLPKITPYPLTHSSRKLSVPVFSKPSEAEEELSAPEDEWLKRLPDKKKPLYSHSLPCIEAWLRNLGFYQSKEDRAVWLVEKPEWQAQLSLDVTDLYVSYTG
- the LOC117618773 gene encoding uncharacterized protein LOC117618773 isoform X1, with product MYTISVSQFIIFSSMPSSKYPSPYPSLLPKITPYPLTHSSRKLSVPVFSKPSEAEEELSAPEDEWLKRLPDKKKPLYSHSLPCIEAWLRNLGFYQSKEDRAVWLVEKPEWQAQLSLDVTDLYLYRIGNGGDG
- the LOC117618773 gene encoding uncharacterized protein LOC117618773 isoform X3 → MYTISVSQFIIFSSMPSSKYPSPYPSLLPKITPYPLTHSSRKLSVPVFSKPSEAEEELSAPEDEWLKRLPDKKKPLYSHSLPCIEAWLRNLGFYQSKEDRAVWLVEKPEWQAQLSLDVTDLYVRYLKTGPGNLEKDVERRFSYALSREDIENAVLGGP